The following are encoded together in the Euwallacea fornicatus isolate EFF26 chromosome 11, ASM4011564v1, whole genome shotgun sequence genome:
- the sky gene encoding GTPase-activating protein skywalker isoform X6: MLIAEGTACPASTTTSSGPPGSPNGAAATPPPFTSLVDVAGVVSVPPSPTARPLRTVSDVRSLLQGGKVQEVKQLLRANAWPANHSIRKELWPLLCTQHAKAGGVSGDGFYWDMVVQVFGSTDLPDRPVGLPTFVEPSRCQAYHLTRSGRACADRVVSVLGYACPDIVYSPAIYPICALLLHYVTEEEAYHCMASLVSCKEKTFITQTKLLYEVTWKTVMQVCRKHVKGAAVHLQRHCSAGRAERVYMDWIWWIFQGLPFQHLVRVMDCYFLEGVKVLYRTAMAILLLFHKNSSSSSSEWAAEIQKNGVDFALNKFCREMPVTPQKVLKVAFGIRGLSSSYISRVFIKTEMLLKSRQVVHGSKQLVRSRSSENLPNSQSQNNIQMVSHTLTIREGAHSPEPRTLAMGVYPIQNVDSRILDQQDLLTLWSWLPVRITMYQPILLYTTEEHGCSLTTFYVRVEQHEPTLLMIKTCNNEVFGAYCSSRWCERNQKDDRGNRQAYFGTGETFLFSLYPERAKYPWIGVDGERNVSHGAELFMAADSKMITIGGGEGQAIWMDENIRYGKTDHCATFNNPPLCPSGDFEIRVLEVYGFATDMN; the protein is encoded by the exons ATGCTCATCGCCGAAGGGACGGCCTGTCCCGCCTCTACTACCACCTCCTCAGGCCCGCCTGGTTCACCAAATGGCGCAGCCGCAACCCCGCCCCCTTTCACGTCATTGGTGGATGTCGCGGGCGTGGTTAGCGTCCCGCCCAGCCCCACGGCACGCCCCTTGCGCACCGTGTCCGACGTGCGCAGCTTACTGCAGGGTGGAAAGGTGCAGGAGGTGAAACAACTATTAAGGGCGAATGCGTGGCCTGCCAATCATTCGATCAGAAA GGAGTTGTGGCCTTTGCTCTGCACGCAACATGCCAAAGCTGGAGGTGTGTCAGGCGATGGTTTTTATTGGGACATGGTGGTGCAGGTGTTCGGGTCCACGGATTTGCCCGATCGGCCGGTGGGCTTGCCAACGTTCGTGGAACCCTCTAGGTGCCAGGCCTATCACTTGACGCGGTCGGGACGTGCGTGCGCAGACCGCGTAGTGAGCGTGCTCGGTTACGCATGTCCGGATATTGTGTACAGCCCGGCGATTTATCCCATCTGCGCTTTACTGCTGCATTATGTGACTG AAGAAGAAGCTTACCACTGCATGGCGAGCTTAGTTTCCTGCAAAGAAAAGACTTTCATAACTCAAACGAAGCTCCTCTACGAGGTCACCTGGAAGACTGTGATGCAAGTGTGCAGGAAGCACGTG AAAGGCGCAGCCGTGCACCTGCAACGCCACTGTAGCGCGGGTCGGGCGGAACGCGTCTACATGGACTGGATCTGGTGGATTTTCCAGGGTCTGCCCTTCCAGCACCTGGTGCGAGTGATGGACTGCTACTTCCTCGAAGGAGTCAAG GTCCTCTATCGCACCGCCATGGCCATCCTGCTGCTGTTCCACAAGAACTCGTCATCCAGTTCGTCCGAGTGGGCGGCCGAGATCCAGAAGAACGGCGTGGATTTCGCCCTGAACAAGTTCTGCCGGGAGATGCCGGTCACACCGCAAAAAGTATTAAAG GTTGCCTTCGGGATACGAGGGCTCAGCTCGTCGTACATTTCGCGGGTATTTATCAAGACTGAGATGCTGCTGAAGAGCCGGCAAGTGGTGCACGGCTCTAAACAGCTCGTGCGATCCAGATCGAGCGAGAATCTGCCCAATAGCCAGAGCCAGAACAACATTCAGATGGTCTCTCACACACTGACCATAAGAGAG GGAGCGCACTCGCCGGAGCCGCGCACGCTCGCCATGGGCGTCTACCCCATCCAGAACGTCGACTCGCGCATCCTCGACCAGCAGGAT CTTCTCACTCTTTGGTCCTGGCTGCCAGTTCGGATTACAATGTACCAGCCCATCTTGCTCTACACCACTGAGGAACACGGGTGTTCGTTGACGACGTTTTACGTACGGGTGGAACAGCACGAGCCGACGCTGCTGATGATCAAGACTTGCAATAATGAG gTGTTCGGTGCTTATTGCTCTTCACGATGGTGTGAGAGGAACCAAAAAGACGACCGCGGCAATCGTCAAGCCTACTTCGGCACCGGGGAAACCTTCCTGTTTTCGCTCTATCCAGAGAGGGCTAAATACCCCTGGATAGGCGTGGATGGGGAGCGGAACGTATCCCACGGAGCCGAGTTATTCATGGCGGCTGACAGCAAGATGATAACAATAGGTGGCGG CGAGGGTCAGGCGATCTGGATGGACGAGAATATCCGCTACGGAAAAACGGACCATTGCGCCACGTTCAACAACCCTCCGCTGTGCCCCAGTGGAGATTTCGAAATTCGAGTCCTCGAGGTTTACGGATTCGCCACCGACATGAACTAA
- the sky gene encoding GTPase-activating protein skywalker isoform X2 has product MLIAEGTACPASTTTSSGPPGSPNGAAATPPPFTSLVDVAGVVSVPPSPTARPLRTVSDVRSLLQGGKVQEVKQLLRANAWPANHSIRKELWPLLCTQHAKAGGVSGDGFYWDMVVQVFGSTDLPDRPVGLPTFVEPSRCQAYHLTRSGRACADRVVSVLGYACPDIVYSPAIYPICALLLHYVTEEEAYHCMASLVSCKEKTFITQTKLLYEVTWKTVMQVCRKHVKGAAVHLQRHCSAGRAERVYMDWIWWIFQGLPFQHLVRVMDCYFLEGVKVLYRTAMAILLLFHKNSSSSSSEWAAEIQKNGVDFALNKFCREMPVTPQKVLKVAFGIRGLSSSYISRVFIKTEMLLKSRQVVHGSKQLVRSRSSENLPNSQSQNNIQMVSHTLTIREDKLKKAIRTFHCISNLFKMSEEVYNDMGAHSPEPRTLAMGVYPIQNVDSRILDQQDLLTLWSWLPVRITMYQPILLYTTEEHGCSLTTFYVRVEQHEPTLLMIKTCNNEVFGAYCSSRWCERNQKDDRGNRQAYFGTGETFLFSLYPERAKYPWIGVDGERNVSHGAELFMAADSKMITIGGGEGQAIWMDENIRYGKTDHCATFNNPPLCPSGDFEIRVLEVYGFATDMN; this is encoded by the exons ATGCTCATCGCCGAAGGGACGGCCTGTCCCGCCTCTACTACCACCTCCTCAGGCCCGCCTGGTTCACCAAATGGCGCAGCCGCAACCCCGCCCCCTTTCACGTCATTGGTGGATGTCGCGGGCGTGGTTAGCGTCCCGCCCAGCCCCACGGCACGCCCCTTGCGCACCGTGTCCGACGTGCGCAGCTTACTGCAGGGTGGAAAGGTGCAGGAGGTGAAACAACTATTAAGGGCGAATGCGTGGCCTGCCAATCATTCGATCAGAAA GGAGTTGTGGCCTTTGCTCTGCACGCAACATGCCAAAGCTGGAGGTGTGTCAGGCGATGGTTTTTATTGGGACATGGTGGTGCAGGTGTTCGGGTCCACGGATTTGCCCGATCGGCCGGTGGGCTTGCCAACGTTCGTGGAACCCTCTAGGTGCCAGGCCTATCACTTGACGCGGTCGGGACGTGCGTGCGCAGACCGCGTAGTGAGCGTGCTCGGTTACGCATGTCCGGATATTGTGTACAGCCCGGCGATTTATCCCATCTGCGCTTTACTGCTGCATTATGTGACTG AAGAAGAAGCTTACCACTGCATGGCGAGCTTAGTTTCCTGCAAAGAAAAGACTTTCATAACTCAAACGAAGCTCCTCTACGAGGTCACCTGGAAGACTGTGATGCAAGTGTGCAGGAAGCACGTG AAAGGCGCAGCCGTGCACCTGCAACGCCACTGTAGCGCGGGTCGGGCGGAACGCGTCTACATGGACTGGATCTGGTGGATTTTCCAGGGTCTGCCCTTCCAGCACCTGGTGCGAGTGATGGACTGCTACTTCCTCGAAGGAGTCAAG GTCCTCTATCGCACCGCCATGGCCATCCTGCTGCTGTTCCACAAGAACTCGTCATCCAGTTCGTCCGAGTGGGCGGCCGAGATCCAGAAGAACGGCGTGGATTTCGCCCTGAACAAGTTCTGCCGGGAGATGCCGGTCACACCGCAAAAAGTATTAAAG GTTGCCTTCGGGATACGAGGGCTCAGCTCGTCGTACATTTCGCGGGTATTTATCAAGACTGAGATGCTGCTGAAGAGCCGGCAAGTGGTGCACGGCTCTAAACAGCTCGTGCGATCCAGATCGAGCGAGAATCTGCCCAATAGCCAGAGCCAGAACAACATTCAGATGGTCTCTCACACACTGACCATAAGAGAG GATAAACTAAAGAAAGCCATTCGCACTTTTCACTGTATTTCGAATTTATTT aaaatgtcCGAAGAAGTGTACAATGACATG GGAGCGCACTCGCCGGAGCCGCGCACGCTCGCCATGGGCGTCTACCCCATCCAGAACGTCGACTCGCGCATCCTCGACCAGCAGGAT CTTCTCACTCTTTGGTCCTGGCTGCCAGTTCGGATTACAATGTACCAGCCCATCTTGCTCTACACCACTGAGGAACACGGGTGTTCGTTGACGACGTTTTACGTACGGGTGGAACAGCACGAGCCGACGCTGCTGATGATCAAGACTTGCAATAATGAG gTGTTCGGTGCTTATTGCTCTTCACGATGGTGTGAGAGGAACCAAAAAGACGACCGCGGCAATCGTCAAGCCTACTTCGGCACCGGGGAAACCTTCCTGTTTTCGCTCTATCCAGAGAGGGCTAAATACCCCTGGATAGGCGTGGATGGGGAGCGGAACGTATCCCACGGAGCCGAGTTATTCATGGCGGCTGACAGCAAGATGATAACAATAGGTGGCGG CGAGGGTCAGGCGATCTGGATGGACGAGAATATCCGCTACGGAAAAACGGACCATTGCGCCACGTTCAACAACCCTCCGCTGTGCCCCAGTGGAGATTTCGAAATTCGAGTCCTCGAGGTTTACGGATTCGCCACCGACATGAACTAA
- the sky gene encoding GTPase-activating protein skywalker isoform X10, which produces MLIAEGTACPASTTTSSGPPGSPNGAAATPPPFTSLVDVAGVVSVPPSPTARPLRTVSDVRSLLQGGKVQEVKQLLRANAWPANHSIRKELWPLLCTQHAKAGGVSGDGFYWDMVVQVFGSTDLPDRPVGLPTFVEPSRCQAYHLTRSGRACADRVVSVLGYACPDIVYSPAIYPICALLLHYVTEEEAYHCMASLVSCKEKTFITQTKLLYEVTWKTVMQVCRKHVKGAAVHLQRHCSAGRAERVYMDWIWWIFQGLPFQHLVRVMDCYFLEGVKVLYRTAMAILLLFHKNSSSSSSEWAAEIQKNGVDFALNKFCREMPVTPQKVLKVAFGIRGLSSSYISRVFIKTEMLLKSRQVVHGSKQLVRSRSSENLPNSQSQNNIQMVSHTLTIREDKLKKAIRTFHCISNLFLLTLWSWLPVRITMYQPILLYTTEEHGCSLTTFYVRVEQHEPTLLMIKTCNNEVFGAYCSSRWCERNQKDDRGNRQAYFGTGETFLFSLYPERAKYPWIGVDGERNVSHGAELFMAADSKMITIGGGEGQAIWMDENIRYGKTDHCATFNNPPLCPSGDFEIRVLEVYGFATDMN; this is translated from the exons ATGCTCATCGCCGAAGGGACGGCCTGTCCCGCCTCTACTACCACCTCCTCAGGCCCGCCTGGTTCACCAAATGGCGCAGCCGCAACCCCGCCCCCTTTCACGTCATTGGTGGATGTCGCGGGCGTGGTTAGCGTCCCGCCCAGCCCCACGGCACGCCCCTTGCGCACCGTGTCCGACGTGCGCAGCTTACTGCAGGGTGGAAAGGTGCAGGAGGTGAAACAACTATTAAGGGCGAATGCGTGGCCTGCCAATCATTCGATCAGAAA GGAGTTGTGGCCTTTGCTCTGCACGCAACATGCCAAAGCTGGAGGTGTGTCAGGCGATGGTTTTTATTGGGACATGGTGGTGCAGGTGTTCGGGTCCACGGATTTGCCCGATCGGCCGGTGGGCTTGCCAACGTTCGTGGAACCCTCTAGGTGCCAGGCCTATCACTTGACGCGGTCGGGACGTGCGTGCGCAGACCGCGTAGTGAGCGTGCTCGGTTACGCATGTCCGGATATTGTGTACAGCCCGGCGATTTATCCCATCTGCGCTTTACTGCTGCATTATGTGACTG AAGAAGAAGCTTACCACTGCATGGCGAGCTTAGTTTCCTGCAAAGAAAAGACTTTCATAACTCAAACGAAGCTCCTCTACGAGGTCACCTGGAAGACTGTGATGCAAGTGTGCAGGAAGCACGTG AAAGGCGCAGCCGTGCACCTGCAACGCCACTGTAGCGCGGGTCGGGCGGAACGCGTCTACATGGACTGGATCTGGTGGATTTTCCAGGGTCTGCCCTTCCAGCACCTGGTGCGAGTGATGGACTGCTACTTCCTCGAAGGAGTCAAG GTCCTCTATCGCACCGCCATGGCCATCCTGCTGCTGTTCCACAAGAACTCGTCATCCAGTTCGTCCGAGTGGGCGGCCGAGATCCAGAAGAACGGCGTGGATTTCGCCCTGAACAAGTTCTGCCGGGAGATGCCGGTCACACCGCAAAAAGTATTAAAG GTTGCCTTCGGGATACGAGGGCTCAGCTCGTCGTACATTTCGCGGGTATTTATCAAGACTGAGATGCTGCTGAAGAGCCGGCAAGTGGTGCACGGCTCTAAACAGCTCGTGCGATCCAGATCGAGCGAGAATCTGCCCAATAGCCAGAGCCAGAACAACATTCAGATGGTCTCTCACACACTGACCATAAGAGAG GATAAACTAAAGAAAGCCATTCGCACTTTTCACTGTATTTCGAATTTATTT CTTCTCACTCTTTGGTCCTGGCTGCCAGTTCGGATTACAATGTACCAGCCCATCTTGCTCTACACCACTGAGGAACACGGGTGTTCGTTGACGACGTTTTACGTACGGGTGGAACAGCACGAGCCGACGCTGCTGATGATCAAGACTTGCAATAATGAG gTGTTCGGTGCTTATTGCTCTTCACGATGGTGTGAGAGGAACCAAAAAGACGACCGCGGCAATCGTCAAGCCTACTTCGGCACCGGGGAAACCTTCCTGTTTTCGCTCTATCCAGAGAGGGCTAAATACCCCTGGATAGGCGTGGATGGGGAGCGGAACGTATCCCACGGAGCCGAGTTATTCATGGCGGCTGACAGCAAGATGATAACAATAGGTGGCGG CGAGGGTCAGGCGATCTGGATGGACGAGAATATCCGCTACGGAAAAACGGACCATTGCGCCACGTTCAACAACCCTCCGCTGTGCCCCAGTGGAGATTTCGAAATTCGAGTCCTCGAGGTTTACGGATTCGCCACCGACATGAACTAA
- the sky gene encoding GTPase-activating protein skywalker isoform X5, translating to MLIAEGTACPASTTTSSGPPGSPNGAAATPPPFTSLVDVAGVVSVPPSPTARPLRTVSDVRSLLQGGKVQEVKQLLRANAWPANHSIRKELWPLLCTQHAKAGGVSGDGFYWDMVVQVFGSTDLPDRPVGLPTFVEPSRCQAYHLTRSGRACADRVVSVLGYACPDIVYSPAIYPICALLLHYVTEEEAYHCMASLVSCKEKTFITQTKLLYEVTWKTVMQVCRKHVKGAAVHLQRHCSAGRAERVYMDWIWWIFQGLPFQHLVRVMDCYFLEGVKVLYRTAMAILLLFHKNSSSSSSEWAAEIQKNGVDFALNKFCREMPVTPQKVLKVAFGIRGLSSSYISRVFIKTEMLLKSRQVVHGSKQLVRSRSSENLPNSQSQNNIQMVSHTLTIREKMSEEVYNDMGAHSPEPRTLAMGVYPIQNVDSRILDQQDLLTLWSWLPVRITMYQPILLYTTEEHGCSLTTFYVRVEQHEPTLLMIKTCNNEVFGAYCSSRWCERNQKDDRGNRQAYFGTGETFLFSLYPERAKYPWIGVDGERNVSHGAELFMAADSKMITIGGGEGQAIWMDENIRYGKTDHCATFNNPPLCPSGDFEIRVLEVYGFATDMN from the exons ATGCTCATCGCCGAAGGGACGGCCTGTCCCGCCTCTACTACCACCTCCTCAGGCCCGCCTGGTTCACCAAATGGCGCAGCCGCAACCCCGCCCCCTTTCACGTCATTGGTGGATGTCGCGGGCGTGGTTAGCGTCCCGCCCAGCCCCACGGCACGCCCCTTGCGCACCGTGTCCGACGTGCGCAGCTTACTGCAGGGTGGAAAGGTGCAGGAGGTGAAACAACTATTAAGGGCGAATGCGTGGCCTGCCAATCATTCGATCAGAAA GGAGTTGTGGCCTTTGCTCTGCACGCAACATGCCAAAGCTGGAGGTGTGTCAGGCGATGGTTTTTATTGGGACATGGTGGTGCAGGTGTTCGGGTCCACGGATTTGCCCGATCGGCCGGTGGGCTTGCCAACGTTCGTGGAACCCTCTAGGTGCCAGGCCTATCACTTGACGCGGTCGGGACGTGCGTGCGCAGACCGCGTAGTGAGCGTGCTCGGTTACGCATGTCCGGATATTGTGTACAGCCCGGCGATTTATCCCATCTGCGCTTTACTGCTGCATTATGTGACTG AAGAAGAAGCTTACCACTGCATGGCGAGCTTAGTTTCCTGCAAAGAAAAGACTTTCATAACTCAAACGAAGCTCCTCTACGAGGTCACCTGGAAGACTGTGATGCAAGTGTGCAGGAAGCACGTG AAAGGCGCAGCCGTGCACCTGCAACGCCACTGTAGCGCGGGTCGGGCGGAACGCGTCTACATGGACTGGATCTGGTGGATTTTCCAGGGTCTGCCCTTCCAGCACCTGGTGCGAGTGATGGACTGCTACTTCCTCGAAGGAGTCAAG GTCCTCTATCGCACCGCCATGGCCATCCTGCTGCTGTTCCACAAGAACTCGTCATCCAGTTCGTCCGAGTGGGCGGCCGAGATCCAGAAGAACGGCGTGGATTTCGCCCTGAACAAGTTCTGCCGGGAGATGCCGGTCACACCGCAAAAAGTATTAAAG GTTGCCTTCGGGATACGAGGGCTCAGCTCGTCGTACATTTCGCGGGTATTTATCAAGACTGAGATGCTGCTGAAGAGCCGGCAAGTGGTGCACGGCTCTAAACAGCTCGTGCGATCCAGATCGAGCGAGAATCTGCCCAATAGCCAGAGCCAGAACAACATTCAGATGGTCTCTCACACACTGACCATAAGAGAG aaaatgtcCGAAGAAGTGTACAATGACATG GGAGCGCACTCGCCGGAGCCGCGCACGCTCGCCATGGGCGTCTACCCCATCCAGAACGTCGACTCGCGCATCCTCGACCAGCAGGAT CTTCTCACTCTTTGGTCCTGGCTGCCAGTTCGGATTACAATGTACCAGCCCATCTTGCTCTACACCACTGAGGAACACGGGTGTTCGTTGACGACGTTTTACGTACGGGTGGAACAGCACGAGCCGACGCTGCTGATGATCAAGACTTGCAATAATGAG gTGTTCGGTGCTTATTGCTCTTCACGATGGTGTGAGAGGAACCAAAAAGACGACCGCGGCAATCGTCAAGCCTACTTCGGCACCGGGGAAACCTTCCTGTTTTCGCTCTATCCAGAGAGGGCTAAATACCCCTGGATAGGCGTGGATGGGGAGCGGAACGTATCCCACGGAGCCGAGTTATTCATGGCGGCTGACAGCAAGATGATAACAATAGGTGGCGG CGAGGGTCAGGCGATCTGGATGGACGAGAATATCCGCTACGGAAAAACGGACCATTGCGCCACGTTCAACAACCCTCCGCTGTGCCCCAGTGGAGATTTCGAAATTCGAGTCCTCGAGGTTTACGGATTCGCCACCGACATGAACTAA
- the sky gene encoding GTPase-activating protein skywalker isoform X11: MLIAEGTACPASTTTSSGPPGSPNGAAATPPPFTSLVDVAGVVSVPPSPTARPLRTVSDVRSLLQGGKVQEVKQLLRANAWPANHSIRKELWPLLCTQHAKAGGVSGDGFYWDMVVQVFGSTDLPDRPVGLPTFVEPSRCQAYHLTRSGRACADRVVSVLGYACPDIVYSPAIYPICALLLHYVTEEEAYHCMASLVSCKEKTFITQTKLLYEVTWKTVMQVCRKHVKGAAVHLQRHCSAGRAERVYMDWIWWIFQGLPFQHLVRVMDCYFLEGVKVLYRTAMAILLLFHKNSSSSSSEWAAEIQKNGVDFALNKFCREMPVTPQKVLKVAFGIRGLSSSYISRVFIKTEMLLKSRQVVHGSKQLVRSRSSENLPNSQSQNNIQMVSHTLTIREKMSEEVYNDMLLTLWSWLPVRITMYQPILLYTTEEHGCSLTTFYVRVEQHEPTLLMIKTCNNEVFGAYCSSRWCERNQKDDRGNRQAYFGTGETFLFSLYPERAKYPWIGVDGERNVSHGAELFMAADSKMITIGGGEGQAIWMDENIRYGKTDHCATFNNPPLCPSGDFEIRVLEVYGFATDMN, from the exons ATGCTCATCGCCGAAGGGACGGCCTGTCCCGCCTCTACTACCACCTCCTCAGGCCCGCCTGGTTCACCAAATGGCGCAGCCGCAACCCCGCCCCCTTTCACGTCATTGGTGGATGTCGCGGGCGTGGTTAGCGTCCCGCCCAGCCCCACGGCACGCCCCTTGCGCACCGTGTCCGACGTGCGCAGCTTACTGCAGGGTGGAAAGGTGCAGGAGGTGAAACAACTATTAAGGGCGAATGCGTGGCCTGCCAATCATTCGATCAGAAA GGAGTTGTGGCCTTTGCTCTGCACGCAACATGCCAAAGCTGGAGGTGTGTCAGGCGATGGTTTTTATTGGGACATGGTGGTGCAGGTGTTCGGGTCCACGGATTTGCCCGATCGGCCGGTGGGCTTGCCAACGTTCGTGGAACCCTCTAGGTGCCAGGCCTATCACTTGACGCGGTCGGGACGTGCGTGCGCAGACCGCGTAGTGAGCGTGCTCGGTTACGCATGTCCGGATATTGTGTACAGCCCGGCGATTTATCCCATCTGCGCTTTACTGCTGCATTATGTGACTG AAGAAGAAGCTTACCACTGCATGGCGAGCTTAGTTTCCTGCAAAGAAAAGACTTTCATAACTCAAACGAAGCTCCTCTACGAGGTCACCTGGAAGACTGTGATGCAAGTGTGCAGGAAGCACGTG AAAGGCGCAGCCGTGCACCTGCAACGCCACTGTAGCGCGGGTCGGGCGGAACGCGTCTACATGGACTGGATCTGGTGGATTTTCCAGGGTCTGCCCTTCCAGCACCTGGTGCGAGTGATGGACTGCTACTTCCTCGAAGGAGTCAAG GTCCTCTATCGCACCGCCATGGCCATCCTGCTGCTGTTCCACAAGAACTCGTCATCCAGTTCGTCCGAGTGGGCGGCCGAGATCCAGAAGAACGGCGTGGATTTCGCCCTGAACAAGTTCTGCCGGGAGATGCCGGTCACACCGCAAAAAGTATTAAAG GTTGCCTTCGGGATACGAGGGCTCAGCTCGTCGTACATTTCGCGGGTATTTATCAAGACTGAGATGCTGCTGAAGAGCCGGCAAGTGGTGCACGGCTCTAAACAGCTCGTGCGATCCAGATCGAGCGAGAATCTGCCCAATAGCCAGAGCCAGAACAACATTCAGATGGTCTCTCACACACTGACCATAAGAGAG aaaatgtcCGAAGAAGTGTACAATGACATG CTTCTCACTCTTTGGTCCTGGCTGCCAGTTCGGATTACAATGTACCAGCCCATCTTGCTCTACACCACTGAGGAACACGGGTGTTCGTTGACGACGTTTTACGTACGGGTGGAACAGCACGAGCCGACGCTGCTGATGATCAAGACTTGCAATAATGAG gTGTTCGGTGCTTATTGCTCTTCACGATGGTGTGAGAGGAACCAAAAAGACGACCGCGGCAATCGTCAAGCCTACTTCGGCACCGGGGAAACCTTCCTGTTTTCGCTCTATCCAGAGAGGGCTAAATACCCCTGGATAGGCGTGGATGGGGAGCGGAACGTATCCCACGGAGCCGAGTTATTCATGGCGGCTGACAGCAAGATGATAACAATAGGTGGCGG CGAGGGTCAGGCGATCTGGATGGACGAGAATATCCGCTACGGAAAAACGGACCATTGCGCCACGTTCAACAACCCTCCGCTGTGCCCCAGTGGAGATTTCGAAATTCGAGTCCTCGAGGTTTACGGATTCGCCACCGACATGAACTAA
- the sky gene encoding GTPase-activating protein skywalker isoform X8 gives MLIAEGTACPASTTTSSGPPGSPNGAAATPPPFTSLVDVAGVVSVPPSPTARPLRTVSDVRSLLQGGKVQEVKQLLRANAWPANHSIRKELWPLLCTQHAKAGGVSGDGFYWDMVVQVFGSTDLPDRPVGLPTFVEPSRCQAYHLTRSGRACADRVVSVLGYACPDIVYSPAIYPICALLLHYVTEEEAYHCMASLVSCKEKTFITQTKLLYEVTWKTVMQVCRKHVKGAAVHLQRHCSAGRAERVYMDWIWWIFQGLPFQHLVRVMDCYFLEGVKVLYRTAMAILLLFHKNSSSSSSEWAAEIQKNGVDFALNKFCREMPVTPQKVLKVAFGIRGLSSSYISRVFIKTEMLLKSRQVVHGSKQLVRSRSSENLPNSQSQNNIQMVSHTLTIREDKLKKAIRTFHCISNLFKMSEEVYNDMLLTLWSWLPVRITMYQPILLYTTEEHGCSLTTFYVRVEQHEPTLLMIKTCNNEVFGAYCSSRWCERNQKDDRGNRQAYFGTGETFLFSLYPERAKYPWIGVDGERNVSHGAELFMAADSKMITIGGGEGQAIWMDENIRYGKTDHCATFNNPPLCPSGDFEIRVLEVYGFATDMN, from the exons ATGCTCATCGCCGAAGGGACGGCCTGTCCCGCCTCTACTACCACCTCCTCAGGCCCGCCTGGTTCACCAAATGGCGCAGCCGCAACCCCGCCCCCTTTCACGTCATTGGTGGATGTCGCGGGCGTGGTTAGCGTCCCGCCCAGCCCCACGGCACGCCCCTTGCGCACCGTGTCCGACGTGCGCAGCTTACTGCAGGGTGGAAAGGTGCAGGAGGTGAAACAACTATTAAGGGCGAATGCGTGGCCTGCCAATCATTCGATCAGAAA GGAGTTGTGGCCTTTGCTCTGCACGCAACATGCCAAAGCTGGAGGTGTGTCAGGCGATGGTTTTTATTGGGACATGGTGGTGCAGGTGTTCGGGTCCACGGATTTGCCCGATCGGCCGGTGGGCTTGCCAACGTTCGTGGAACCCTCTAGGTGCCAGGCCTATCACTTGACGCGGTCGGGACGTGCGTGCGCAGACCGCGTAGTGAGCGTGCTCGGTTACGCATGTCCGGATATTGTGTACAGCCCGGCGATTTATCCCATCTGCGCTTTACTGCTGCATTATGTGACTG AAGAAGAAGCTTACCACTGCATGGCGAGCTTAGTTTCCTGCAAAGAAAAGACTTTCATAACTCAAACGAAGCTCCTCTACGAGGTCACCTGGAAGACTGTGATGCAAGTGTGCAGGAAGCACGTG AAAGGCGCAGCCGTGCACCTGCAACGCCACTGTAGCGCGGGTCGGGCGGAACGCGTCTACATGGACTGGATCTGGTGGATTTTCCAGGGTCTGCCCTTCCAGCACCTGGTGCGAGTGATGGACTGCTACTTCCTCGAAGGAGTCAAG GTCCTCTATCGCACCGCCATGGCCATCCTGCTGCTGTTCCACAAGAACTCGTCATCCAGTTCGTCCGAGTGGGCGGCCGAGATCCAGAAGAACGGCGTGGATTTCGCCCTGAACAAGTTCTGCCGGGAGATGCCGGTCACACCGCAAAAAGTATTAAAG GTTGCCTTCGGGATACGAGGGCTCAGCTCGTCGTACATTTCGCGGGTATTTATCAAGACTGAGATGCTGCTGAAGAGCCGGCAAGTGGTGCACGGCTCTAAACAGCTCGTGCGATCCAGATCGAGCGAGAATCTGCCCAATAGCCAGAGCCAGAACAACATTCAGATGGTCTCTCACACACTGACCATAAGAGAG GATAAACTAAAGAAAGCCATTCGCACTTTTCACTGTATTTCGAATTTATTT aaaatgtcCGAAGAAGTGTACAATGACATG CTTCTCACTCTTTGGTCCTGGCTGCCAGTTCGGATTACAATGTACCAGCCCATCTTGCTCTACACCACTGAGGAACACGGGTGTTCGTTGACGACGTTTTACGTACGGGTGGAACAGCACGAGCCGACGCTGCTGATGATCAAGACTTGCAATAATGAG gTGTTCGGTGCTTATTGCTCTTCACGATGGTGTGAGAGGAACCAAAAAGACGACCGCGGCAATCGTCAAGCCTACTTCGGCACCGGGGAAACCTTCCTGTTTTCGCTCTATCCAGAGAGGGCTAAATACCCCTGGATAGGCGTGGATGGGGAGCGGAACGTATCCCACGGAGCCGAGTTATTCATGGCGGCTGACAGCAAGATGATAACAATAGGTGGCGG CGAGGGTCAGGCGATCTGGATGGACGAGAATATCCGCTACGGAAAAACGGACCATTGCGCCACGTTCAACAACCCTCCGCTGTGCCCCAGTGGAGATTTCGAAATTCGAGTCCTCGAGGTTTACGGATTCGCCACCGACATGAACTAA